Proteins from a single region of Desulfatiglans anilini DSM 4660:
- a CDS encoding class I adenylate-forming enzyme family protein yields the protein MNTIGTLRMVVARNLEYNPDRPALILGDRRYTFGQFADRTRRMGNALLDMGLRKGDRVAILSKNSIENAESYFSIPNAGLVLVMLNFRLAPQEILTILMDSGATVLMVNEEYLGHVEEIRRDLDFVKHFIFIGPVEKTPPGWFHYESLIAMSSPEEPATEISEDDLAALMYTSGTTGAPKGCMATHRNYYHAGRSLTLELKMNPDDVNIIPSPLFHATGEVVLMNGMYSGTPSIIMPQWDAEMFMQLVERYRVTSGMLATPMLLFLVEHPDAGKYDLSSIQKMFFAGAPVTPVVFQRAIERFGNVFLHLFGTTETVGQATILRTEEIAQALADGDTEILSSCGRSFADMQSVVVDENDRPVPPGVVGEIKVRGLGTTLGYWNKPAETRKDFRDGWYYPLDLCRMDEKGFIYVVDRKKDMIITGGENVYPAEVENVLYKHPTVAQAAIVGMPDDRWGQVVTAIVVRKDGAEVCEEDLRSFCRKEIAGYKVPKRVLFVDSLPISASGKILKYKLREELMQ from the coding sequence ATGAACACGATAGGGACGCTCAGGATGGTGGTGGCTCGGAATCTGGAATACAATCCTGACAGACCGGCCTTGATTCTCGGCGATCGGCGCTACACCTTCGGGCAGTTTGCGGACAGGACCCGCAGGATGGGAAACGCGCTGCTCGACATGGGACTCAGGAAGGGGGACCGGGTGGCGATTCTGAGCAAGAACAGCATCGAAAACGCCGAAAGCTACTTCAGCATCCCCAACGCCGGCCTCGTGCTGGTGATGCTCAATTTCAGGCTCGCACCCCAGGAGATCCTCACCATCCTGATGGACTCGGGCGCCACGGTCCTCATGGTGAATGAGGAATATCTGGGGCATGTGGAAGAGATCAGGAGAGATCTCGATTTCGTGAAACACTTCATCTTCATCGGTCCGGTGGAAAAGACCCCGCCGGGCTGGTTCCATTACGAGAGCCTGATCGCGATGTCCTCGCCCGAAGAGCCCGCGACCGAGATCTCCGAGGACGACCTGGCGGCCCTGATGTACACGAGCGGCACCACCGGCGCCCCGAAGGGCTGCATGGCGACCCATCGAAACTATTATCATGCCGGCCGCAGTCTGACGCTGGAACTCAAAATGAATCCCGATGACGTGAACATCATCCCGTCGCCCCTCTTTCATGCCACCGGCGAGGTGGTGCTGATGAACGGGATGTACAGCGGCACCCCGTCGATCATCATGCCCCAGTGGGACGCGGAGATGTTCATGCAGCTCGTCGAGCGGTACAGGGTCACGAGCGGCATGCTGGCCACTCCGATGCTCCTCTTCCTGGTGGAGCACCCCGATGCAGGGAAGTATGACCTGTCGAGCATCCAGAAGATGTTCTTCGCCGGGGCGCCGGTCACGCCGGTGGTCTTCCAGCGCGCGATCGAGCGCTTCGGAAACGTGTTCCTGCATCTGTTCGGCACGACGGAGACCGTGGGCCAGGCGACCATCCTGCGCACGGAGGAGATCGCGCAGGCCCTGGCGGACGGCGACACCGAGATCCTTTCGTCGTGCGGCCGATCCTTTGCGGATATGCAAAGCGTCGTCGTGGACGAGAACGACCGGCCGGTGCCCCCCGGCGTAGTGGGCGAGATCAAGGTGCGCGGGCTCGGGACGACCCTCGGGTACTGGAACAAGCCGGCGGAGACCCGGAAGGATTTTCGCGACGGCTGGTATTATCCCCTGGATCTGTGCCGGATGGACGAGAAAGGCTTCATCTATGTGGTGGACCGGAAGAAGGACATGATCATCACCGGCGGCGAGAACGTTTATCCGGCCGAGGTGGAAAATGTCCTCTACAAGCATCCGACGGTCGCTCAGGCCGCGATCGTGGGGATGCCCGACGACCGATGGGGCCAGGTCGTCACGGCGATCGTCGTGCGCAAGGACGGCGCCGAGGTCTGCGAGGAGGACCTCCGTTCCTTCTGCCGGAAAGAGATAGCGGGCTACAAGGTGCCCAAGCGCGTCCTGTTCGTCGATTCCCTGCCCATCAGCGCCAGCGGCAAGATCCTCAAGTACAAGCTGCGCGAGGAGTTGATGCAGTAG
- a CDS encoding ABC transporter substrate-binding protein — MKRVWGLLRPMSGAVLLFGVLTILRPPIVGPSLLCAAATEEIVLGAPTSLGTLEGAESLKAARLAVDEVNAAGGVRVGGRVCRLRLEPCDLNDAAGRVRPEEAVARLERFIREQAPDVILIGPFRSEVLLASMDLLARHRIPTLVSIAMSPAVDAKILSDPRYRCIFRLSLSTRYLAARLIEALQMMRREFAFDKILILNQDVAWARSTISLLLKVYLDRSDWKVTGQENLSGETVDFSRFLNKARADGAHVILTIFDAPACGNLIEQWHTLKPPAVLCGFLSPAIGPGAWEAFGGRLEGVINVIFELGNLPSSRYAPAAAFYEAFEAAYGAPIEAGHGPAPSYESVYVFAEAIERAGSLEPEGVIAALEATDRQGSMGRLRFHRGHQAIFGEDPYIEALACVVQWQASGRRVIVHPAAIAEGPIALPDFVRRGRVE, encoded by the coding sequence TTGAAGCGGGTATGGGGGCTTTTGCGTCCAATGAGCGGGGCTGTGCTCCTGTTCGGCGTTCTGACGATCCTCCGGCCGCCGATCGTCGGCCCCTCCCTGCTCTGTGCCGCCGCAACAGAGGAGATCGTCCTCGGGGCGCCGACCTCCCTCGGAACCCTGGAGGGCGCGGAAAGCCTGAAGGCGGCGCGCCTGGCCGTGGATGAGGTCAATGCGGCGGGAGGGGTGCGGGTCGGCGGCCGGGTCTGCCGGCTGCGCCTCGAGCCCTGCGACCTGAACGATGCCGCCGGGCGGGTGCGTCCGGAGGAGGCGGTGGCGCGCCTCGAGCGCTTCATCCGGGAACAGGCGCCCGACGTCATCCTCATCGGGCCCTTCCGGTCCGAGGTCCTGCTGGCCTCGATGGACCTCCTGGCCCGGCACAGGATCCCCACCCTGGTGAGCATCGCCATGTCCCCGGCGGTGGATGCCAAGATCCTTTCCGACCCGCGGTATCGCTGCATCTTCCGGTTGAGCCTCAGTACGCGTTATCTGGCCGCGCGCCTGATCGAGGCGTTGCAGATGATGCGGAGGGAGTTCGCATTCGACAAGATACTGATCTTGAATCAGGATGTGGCCTGGGCGCGTTCGACGATCTCGCTGCTCCTCAAGGTGTATCTCGACCGCTCGGACTGGAAGGTGACGGGGCAGGAGAACCTCAGCGGCGAAACGGTGGATTTCAGCCGGTTCCTGAACAAGGCACGTGCAGACGGGGCCCACGTCATCCTGACGATCTTTGACGCCCCCGCATGCGGGAACCTGATCGAGCAATGGCATACCCTGAAGCCGCCCGCCGTCCTGTGCGGGTTCCTGTCGCCCGCCATCGGGCCGGGGGCCTGGGAGGCCTTCGGAGGGCGCCTCGAGGGGGTGATCAACGTCATTTTCGAACTCGGCAACCTGCCTTCGTCCCGCTATGCGCCGGCTGCAGCCTTTTACGAGGCCTTCGAGGCCGCCTACGGGGCCCCGATCGAGGCGGGCCACGGTCCAGCCCCCTCCTACGAGTCGGTCTACGTGTTCGCGGAGGCGATCGAACGGGCCGGCAGCCTGGAGCCGGAAGGGGTCATTGCGGCGCTCGAGGCCACCGATCGGCAGGGGAGCATGGGCCGCCTCCGTTTCCACCGGGGACATCAGGCGATCTTCGGTGAAGATCCGTACATCGAGGCTTTGGCCTGCGTGGTGCAGTGGCAGGCATCCGGCCGGCGGGTGATCGTGCACCCGGCGGCCATCGCCGAAGGTCCGATCGCGCTGCCCGATTTCGTGCGCCGGGGAAGAGTGGAGTGA